One Synechococcus sp. PROS-9-1 DNA window includes the following coding sequences:
- a CDS encoding anthranilate synthase component I family protein → MLSPDRSAFLEAARCGATFIPVAHSWPADLETPLTTWLKVGEGHPPGVLLESVEGGENLGRWSVIACDPLWTLSARGDLLTRRWRDGYEESFQGNPLEVLRECTNAYKPVSLPGLPPLGQLYGMWGYELIRWIEPSVPVHQADENAPPDGVWMLMDSILIIDQVKRLITAVAYGDLSDTRAAAKTADQAWDGAIDRIRGLENRMASALPQVRPLRWKPAARPTPETESNRSPENYQQAVATAQEHIAAGDAFQLVISQRLETRVSQPPLEVYRSLRMVNPSPYMAFFDFGDWYLIGSSPEVMVKAEPDQGGIRASLRPIAGTRPRGRNELEDRNFEVELLADPKERAEHVMLVDLGRNDLGRVCTAGTVDVKELMVIERYSHVMHIVSQVEGRLAQGRDIWDLLMASFPAGTVSGAPKIRAMQLIHQLEPDARGPYSGVYGSVDLAGALNTAITIRTMVVRPHPEGGWNIQVQAGAGVVADSDPASEYQETLNKARAMLTALACLEDAKS, encoded by the coding sequence ATGCTCAGCCCCGACCGCTCCGCCTTTCTTGAAGCAGCTCGCTGCGGGGCAACGTTTATTCCCGTAGCCCATAGCTGGCCCGCTGATCTAGAAACCCCTCTCACCACCTGGCTCAAGGTCGGGGAAGGCCACCCGCCTGGGGTCTTACTCGAATCCGTCGAAGGTGGCGAGAACCTTGGTCGTTGGAGTGTGATTGCCTGTGATCCTTTGTGGACACTCTCAGCCAGAGGAGACCTTTTAACGCGCCGCTGGCGAGATGGCTACGAAGAAAGCTTTCAAGGCAATCCCCTAGAGGTTCTTCGTGAATGCACGAATGCCTACAAGCCCGTCTCTCTTCCAGGCCTGCCACCGCTTGGGCAGTTGTATGGGATGTGGGGATATGAGCTCATCCGTTGGATCGAACCCAGCGTTCCCGTGCATCAAGCCGACGAGAACGCTCCGCCTGACGGCGTTTGGATGTTGATGGACAGCATCTTGATCATCGATCAAGTGAAGCGTTTGATCACGGCAGTGGCTTACGGAGATTTGAGCGATACCAGGGCCGCGGCCAAAACCGCAGATCAAGCCTGGGATGGGGCCATAGATCGCATCCGTGGACTTGAAAACCGCATGGCATCAGCTCTGCCCCAGGTGCGTCCTCTGCGCTGGAAGCCTGCTGCGAGGCCTACACCAGAAACAGAAAGCAATCGATCTCCTGAAAATTATCAACAAGCCGTTGCCACGGCCCAAGAACACATTGCCGCAGGAGACGCCTTCCAGCTCGTGATCAGCCAACGGCTGGAAACTCGCGTCTCGCAGCCCCCCTTAGAGGTCTACCGGAGCTTGAGGATGGTCAATCCATCCCCCTACATGGCCTTTTTTGATTTCGGAGATTGGTACCTGATCGGTTCAAGCCCTGAAGTCATGGTCAAGGCAGAACCAGACCAGGGAGGCATTCGTGCCAGCCTGAGGCCCATCGCCGGCACTCGCCCACGCGGGCGCAATGAGCTGGAAGATCGAAATTTTGAAGTCGAACTGCTTGCTGATCCAAAAGAACGGGCTGAGCACGTGATGTTGGTTGACCTTGGCCGCAATGACTTAGGCAGGGTTTGCACCGCTGGCACGGTGGATGTCAAGGAGCTGATGGTGATCGAGCGCTACTCCCATGTGATGCATATCGTGAGCCAAGTTGAAGGACGATTGGCTCAAGGACGAGACATCTGGGACTTGCTGATGGCCTCGTTCCCGGCGGGAACGGTGAGCGGCGCTCCCAAAATCAGGGCCATGCAGCTCATTCATCAGCTAGAGCCTGATGCTCGAGGGCCTTACTCCGGCGTCTACGGTTCTGTGGATCTAGCCGGCGCTCTCAACACGGCTATCACCATTCGCACGATGGTGGTCCGTCCTCACCCTGAAGGGGGTTGGAACATTCAAGTCCAAGCCGGGGCTGGTGTCGTAGCCGATTCCGACCCCGCTTCTGAGTATCAAGAAACCCTGAACAAGGCCCGAGCCATGCTCACCGCTCTCGCTTGCCTTGAGGATGCGAAGTCATGA
- the hemF gene encoding oxygen-dependent coproporphyrinogen oxidase: MVRSLLKRLKGKILLSSDDTGERPPSDSRTRARALVQGLQNEICSGLEQLDGSAHFQEESWDRPEGGGGRSRVMTEGRVFEQGGVNFSEVHGKELPPSILKQRPDAKGHPWFATGTSMVLHPRNPFIPTVHLNYRYFEAGPVWWFGGGADLTPFYPFLEDARHFHREHKRACDSIDPKLYTVFKPWCDEYFFLKHRKETRGIGGIFYDYQDGSGRLYRGQDAEGPAARQAAEIGSCRLGWDQLHDLARACGQAFLPAYTPIVEKRNPLPYGERERQFQLYRRGRYVEFNLVWDRGTIFGLQTNGRTESILMSLPPMARWQYGYRAPEGSREELLTDLFTRPQDWFGDPTLEDRCRPHQAID, encoded by the coding sequence ATGGTTCGCTCTTTACTCAAGCGCCTCAAAGGCAAGATCTTGCTCTCCTCTGATGACACGGGGGAGCGACCACCGTCCGATTCCCGCACGCGAGCCCGGGCATTGGTGCAGGGCCTCCAAAATGAAATTTGCTCTGGTCTTGAGCAACTCGATGGCAGTGCCCATTTCCAAGAAGAGAGTTGGGATCGTCCGGAAGGTGGTGGTGGGCGCTCGAGAGTGATGACCGAAGGGCGGGTGTTTGAACAGGGAGGGGTGAATTTTTCTGAGGTTCACGGCAAAGAATTGCCACCGTCGATCCTCAAGCAGCGTCCTGATGCCAAAGGGCATCCCTGGTTCGCAACGGGAACGTCGATGGTGTTGCATCCGCGCAATCCCTTCATTCCGACCGTTCACTTGAACTATCGCTATTTCGAGGCTGGCCCGGTTTGGTGGTTTGGAGGTGGTGCCGATCTCACGCCTTTTTATCCGTTTCTTGAGGACGCCCGCCACTTCCATCGCGAGCACAAGCGGGCCTGTGATTCCATCGATCCCAAGCTCTATACCGTGTTTAAGCCTTGGTGCGATGAATATTTTTTCCTGAAGCACCGCAAGGAAACAAGAGGGATCGGCGGGATTTTTTATGACTACCAAGATGGCAGTGGTCGCTTGTATCGGGGCCAGGATGCAGAGGGACCTGCGGCGCGTCAAGCCGCTGAGATCGGCTCATGCCGCCTTGGTTGGGATCAGCTGCACGATTTAGCGCGCGCTTGTGGACAAGCCTTCTTGCCTGCTTACACCCCGATTGTGGAGAAGCGCAATCCGCTTCCCTATGGAGAGAGGGAGCGTCAATTTCAGCTCTACCGACGTGGCCGTTATGTGGAATTCAATTTGGTGTGGGATCGGGGCACGATTTTTGGACTGCAGACCAATGGTCGTACTGAATCGATCTTGATGTCTCTGCCGCCGATGGCACGTTGGCAGTACGGCTATCGAGCCCCAGAAGGCTCCCGGGAGGAATTGCTCACAGACCTCTTTACCCGTCCGCAGGATTGGTTTGGGGATCCGACGCTTGAGGACCGTTGCCGCCCCCATCAGGCGATCGATTGA
- a CDS encoding sensor histidine kinase KdpD, translating into MLLQSIHQQMAQGVSSGGSDDSTARRMWWAALETLQETLLKNEEAPSGVWLAAPLPALYSPQLLTSLQGWVWAPQALGALTSPTTSLLPPDLLRAGQSHGEGTHSLHTSTFRRLPLHEEDSHDPLLVVITAKVQIALALHGGPGQRQLLMRSEPETLGSVLGLIEQRLRLDAPDQALALHQALEALGPLESSSALGQTFWPSLAERLASMAPTVTLQASTSAPVQSNQQPQTTSEQGSAANKADEELSLLEAIAHEVRTPLSTIRTLIRSLLRRNDLPETAIKRLQMIDTECSEQIDRFGLIFQAAELQRQPESPSVLAQTDLGSMIGLLTPSWEQQLKRRGIELSLAIASNLPPVLSDPSRLEPMLGGLVDRCSRGLPSGSQLVLTLQPAGARLKLQLHGQSPAERGEGAVSPEPIAQLGPVLSWNPDTGSLQLSQTATRRLLARLGGRLTQRRDRGLTVFFPLAPHC; encoded by the coding sequence ATGTTGCTCCAGAGCATTCACCAACAGATGGCTCAGGGAGTGAGCTCGGGAGGCTCCGATGACTCGACGGCGCGGCGCATGTGGTGGGCTGCGTTGGAAACGCTTCAGGAAACACTCCTAAAGAACGAAGAAGCACCATCTGGAGTGTGGCTTGCGGCCCCGTTACCCGCGCTCTATTCACCCCAACTCTTGACCAGCCTGCAGGGATGGGTCTGGGCACCTCAGGCACTCGGAGCTCTGACCTCGCCAACCACAAGCTTGCTCCCTCCAGACCTGTTAAGAGCTGGCCAGAGCCATGGAGAAGGAACCCACTCGTTACACACATCGACCTTCAGGCGCTTACCGCTTCACGAGGAGGACAGCCATGACCCACTCTTGGTGGTCATCACAGCCAAAGTGCAAATCGCCCTAGCCCTTCATGGAGGCCCAGGCCAACGTCAGCTGCTCATGCGCAGCGAGCCTGAAACCCTTGGCAGCGTGCTTGGCCTGATTGAACAGAGGCTGAGACTGGATGCCCCCGATCAAGCACTGGCTCTTCATCAAGCCCTCGAGGCGCTTGGCCCGCTTGAAAGCAGCAGTGCCCTAGGCCAAACGTTCTGGCCAAGCCTGGCCGAGCGACTCGCGAGCATGGCACCCACCGTGACGCTGCAGGCATCGACATCAGCTCCCGTCCAGAGCAATCAGCAGCCACAAACGACGAGTGAACAGGGATCAGCGGCGAACAAGGCCGATGAAGAGTTGTCCTTGCTTGAGGCAATCGCCCACGAAGTGCGGACACCTCTCTCAACGATTCGCACCCTGATCCGATCTTTGCTGCGGCGCAATGACTTGCCCGAGACCGCCATCAAGCGGCTTCAAATGATCGATACCGAATGCAGCGAACAAATTGACCGGTTCGGCCTGATCTTTCAGGCGGCAGAACTACAACGCCAGCCAGAAAGTCCCTCTGTTCTGGCTCAGACTGATCTAGGCAGCATGATCGGTCTGTTGACGCCCTCCTGGGAACAGCAGCTCAAGCGGCGGGGCATTGAGCTGAGCCTTGCAATCGCCAGCAACCTTCCGCCCGTCCTAAGCGATCCAAGTCGCCTGGAACCGATGCTGGGAGGCCTGGTAGATCGTTGCAGTCGAGGGCTTCCCAGTGGAAGCCAGCTCGTGCTCACCCTTCAACCCGCTGGAGCTCGTCTCAAGTTGCAGCTTCACGGTCAGAGTCCTGCAGAACGTGGAGAGGGGGCCGTCAGTCCAGAACCCATCGCCCAACTTGGGCCGGTGTTGAGCTGGAATCCAGACACGGGAAGTTTGCAGCTCAGTCAGACCGCGACCCGTCGCTTACTCGCCCGGCTAGGCGGGCGCCTCACCCAGCGACGAGATCGTGGTTTGACCGTGTTTTTCCCTTTAGCCCCGCATTGTTGA
- a CDS encoding cofactor assembly of complex C subunit B: MPTTQTSTLLLTLLLAIGLVFFLRAASKDRTTVVEVHSPRPALEVMEGLCAWLESRGWIRDGGDAERCLLEYRGRVASSNPLAVLLSLLGGVGAGCLGLVLRELNPSIGWWPVSLSLLGPLAGWVYSRRAARQEGIQIRLIEPAPQEGSTLRLRAHRDELIALELALGEPLELASDGSLLTSPI; this comes from the coding sequence ATGCCAACCACACAGACATCCACATTGCTGCTGACTCTGCTGTTGGCCATTGGACTGGTTTTCTTCTTGCGAGCCGCCAGCAAAGATCGCACCACTGTGGTGGAGGTGCACTCGCCGCGGCCTGCGCTTGAAGTGATGGAAGGACTCTGCGCGTGGCTCGAGAGTCGCGGTTGGATTCGCGATGGCGGCGATGCAGAGCGCTGCTTGCTCGAATATCGCGGACGTGTGGCCTCCAGCAACCCATTAGCTGTGTTGCTCTCCCTTCTCGGTGGGGTTGGAGCAGGTTGCCTTGGGCTCGTGCTGCGTGAGCTCAACCCATCGATTGGATGGTGGCCGGTCTCGCTCAGCCTGCTAGGGCCCCTTGCCGGTTGGGTTTACAGCCGACGGGCTGCGCGTCAGGAGGGGATCCAAATCCGTTTGATCGAACCAGCACCCCAAGAAGGAAGCACCCTCAGGCTTCGCGCGCACCGCGACGAATTGATCGCCCTTGAGCTTGCTTTAGGGGAACCGCTTGAACTCGCCAGCGATGGCTCCTTGCTCACCTCCCCCATCTGA
- a CDS encoding N-acetylmuramoyl-L-alanine amidase, translating into MPRIPAWIQRKRVIIPISVSLMSMVALVLTQAKEHSLRIQDSAAATSGGTLPKQPVCPAPSNPDPLLGARTRLPGRWVGTTPVAKDSPIVVMAGHADSQGMDSAGTPGFAVGVNKQAPMDARMRDELYWNLKVQTAVVRLGKARALKISSYNPPALTIRNDNHPKTNWSQARVRSANREYILEIHFDAYSPYGFGSGLIPAINRPLNTIDESLGKTFGRFPRLFRGGLGGPRRGISILEIGMLEPPLEQKLRNPNTQQHTIDCLALRVVDALEQGVNRSPDGGGNGPQASDPQTNPADG; encoded by the coding sequence ATGCCCCGCATTCCGGCCTGGATTCAACGCAAACGGGTCATCATCCCGATCAGCGTCAGCCTGATGTCCATGGTCGCCCTGGTTCTTACTCAGGCGAAAGAGCACAGCCTCAGAATCCAAGACAGCGCCGCAGCAACATCGGGAGGAACCCTTCCAAAGCAACCGGTCTGCCCAGCGCCATCCAACCCTGACCCTTTATTAGGAGCTAGGACCCGACTGCCTGGCCGCTGGGTGGGAACCACCCCTGTGGCGAAAGACTCTCCCATTGTCGTGATGGCAGGTCATGCCGACTCCCAGGGGATGGACAGTGCAGGCACCCCTGGATTTGCAGTTGGAGTGAACAAGCAAGCTCCGATGGATGCACGCATGCGCGACGAGCTGTACTGGAATTTGAAGGTTCAAACCGCGGTGGTTCGCCTCGGGAAAGCCCGGGCTCTGAAGATCAGCAGCTACAACCCACCAGCTCTCACGATCCGGAATGACAACCACCCCAAGACCAACTGGTCGCAAGCGAGGGTGCGCTCAGCCAATCGCGAATACATCCTCGAAATTCATTTCGATGCCTATAGCCCCTATGGATTTGGCTCAGGCTTAATCCCTGCAATCAACAGACCCCTTAACACGATTGATGAAAGTCTTGGCAAGACCTTTGGACGCTTCCCAAGACTGTTCCGAGGTGGATTAGGAGGGCCCCGACGGGGAATCAGCATTCTTGAAATTGGAATGCTGGAACCGCCGCTAGAGCAGAAGCTCCGCAATCCCAACACCCAACAGCACACGATCGATTGTTTGGCGTTGCGCGTTGTGGATGCTTTGGAGCAGGGGGTCAATCGATCGCCTGATGGGGGCGGCAACGGTCCTCAAGCGTCGGATCCCCAAACCAATCCTGCGGACGGGTAA
- the gshA gene encoding glutamate--cysteine ligase, with protein MIQTLRLKGFEVELFTGRSTGENVGVAELVKQDLTEFCVEPDHRNLEYITEPESDYGKLKEALLAPRRRLRTWLAERDLTLLPGSTLTLGDATRFERSNPNDAYHDLIEATYGTTVVTASIHINLGISEPADLFPALRLVRCEAALLLALSASSPFLNRQITGAHSQRWLQFPLTPKHVPLFRDLEHFVEWTDTQLVEGRMHNVRHLWTSVRPNGPQRPFDLNRLELRICDLVTNPDLLLAITALMELRVLMLLREPDQLDPFKASDLSADQLMLLSDSNDAAAARNSLDAQLHDWRDGRQRLCRDWLKEMINAVMPLAHELELASCLLPLESVLTEGNQAMRWLKGIENGRSLEEEFRTGILEMEQQEQPIDRSLADALG; from the coding sequence ATGATCCAAACACTCAGACTCAAAGGGTTTGAAGTAGAGCTATTCACCGGTCGAAGCACCGGTGAAAACGTTGGTGTTGCCGAGCTGGTCAAACAGGATCTCACTGAATTTTGCGTTGAGCCCGACCACCGCAATCTCGAATACATCACAGAGCCTGAATCTGATTACGGAAAACTCAAAGAAGCCCTTCTGGCCCCGCGCCGCCGCCTACGGACATGGCTTGCAGAACGTGATCTCACCTTGCTCCCAGGCAGCACTCTCACATTGGGAGATGCCACGCGATTTGAACGATCCAATCCAAACGACGCCTATCACGACCTCATCGAAGCCACCTACGGCACCACTGTCGTCACAGCCAGCATCCATATCAACTTGGGGATCAGTGAACCGGCCGATTTATTTCCCGCTCTTCGGCTTGTGCGTTGTGAAGCAGCCCTTCTGCTTGCGCTGAGCGCTAGTTCACCCTTTCTCAACCGCCAGATCACCGGCGCCCATTCACAACGTTGGTTGCAATTCCCCCTCACTCCCAAACACGTTCCCCTGTTTCGCGATTTAGAGCATTTCGTGGAATGGACTGACACCCAGCTGGTGGAGGGGCGCATGCACAACGTGCGCCATCTATGGACGTCCGTCCGTCCCAATGGTCCACAACGGCCCTTTGACCTCAATCGGCTCGAGTTACGGATCTGCGATTTAGTCACCAATCCGGATCTGCTGCTGGCGATTACAGCCCTGATGGAACTGCGTGTGCTGATGTTGCTTCGGGAGCCCGATCAACTCGACCCCTTCAAGGCGAGTGACCTGAGCGCCGACCAGCTCATGCTGCTCAGCGATAGCAATGACGCCGCTGCCGCTAGAAATAGCCTCGATGCGCAGTTGCATGATTGGCGGGATGGTCGCCAACGTTTATGTCGTGACTGGCTGAAGGAGATGATCAATGCCGTGATGCCTTTAGCGCACGAGCTTGAACTGGCGTCCTGTCTGCTCCCTCTCGAATCCGTTCTTACGGAAGGGAATCAAGCCATGCGATGGCTCAAAGGAATCGAGAATGGACGCAGCCTTGAAGAAGAATTCCGCACTGGAATTCTCGAGATGGAACAGCAAGAACAGCCGATCGACAGATCCTTGGCTGACGCTTTGGGATGA
- a CDS encoding Mrp/NBP35 family ATP-binding protein, with amino-acid sequence MAIAEQAAELLKGIVDAGSNRSVVELGWLDRVRVDPPRAVLRLNLPGFAQGQRDRIVAEAREHLLTLETIQDVQIELGSPPSQGGIGQAGHGQAAERQPIPGVKQVIAVSSGKGGVGKSTVAVNLACSLAKQGLRVGLLDADIYGPNAPIMLGVTDQTPEVNGSGDDQRMIPLESCGVAVVSMGLLIEENQPVIWRGPMLNGIIRQFLYQVDWSERDVLIVDLPPGTGDAQLSLAQAVPMAGVVIVTTPQKVALQDARRGLAMFLQMGVPVLGVVENMSAFIPPDQPDRSYALFGSGGGQTLAEAFDVPLLAQIPMEMSVQEGGDQGRPISISHPNSASAQAFNQLAETLGNRLQAIS; translated from the coding sequence ATGGCCATAGCAGAACAGGCAGCTGAGTTGCTGAAAGGGATTGTGGATGCAGGCAGCAATCGGTCTGTTGTGGAACTGGGCTGGCTGGATCGCGTACGTGTTGATCCACCCCGCGCGGTGCTCCGTCTCAACCTCCCTGGCTTTGCCCAAGGTCAACGGGACCGCATCGTCGCTGAGGCACGAGAACACCTCCTAACCCTTGAAACCATTCAGGACGTCCAAATTGAATTGGGCAGCCCACCGTCTCAAGGGGGAATTGGTCAAGCCGGCCATGGCCAAGCAGCCGAACGCCAACCGATCCCTGGAGTCAAACAGGTGATTGCGGTCAGCAGTGGAAAAGGAGGGGTCGGCAAAAGCACTGTGGCAGTCAATCTCGCTTGCTCACTTGCAAAACAGGGGCTCCGTGTTGGCTTGCTCGATGCCGATATTTACGGGCCCAACGCCCCGATCATGCTTGGCGTTACTGATCAAACCCCTGAGGTCAATGGCTCTGGTGATGATCAGCGGATGATCCCCCTTGAAAGCTGCGGAGTCGCCGTGGTCTCGATGGGGTTGTTGATCGAAGAAAACCAACCCGTGATTTGGCGCGGACCGATGCTGAACGGAATTATTCGACAGTTTCTTTATCAAGTGGACTGGAGCGAGCGCGATGTCCTGATCGTGGATCTTCCTCCTGGAACTGGCGATGCCCAACTTTCCCTAGCCCAGGCCGTACCGATGGCCGGAGTGGTGATCGTGACCACACCACAAAAGGTGGCTTTGCAAGATGCCAGGCGTGGCTTGGCCATGTTTCTTCAGATGGGGGTCCCGGTTCTTGGCGTTGTCGAAAACATGAGCGCCTTCATCCCACCAGATCAACCCGACAGGAGCTATGCCCTGTTTGGATCAGGAGGCGGACAAACTTTGGCGGAAGCCTTCGACGTTCCTCTCTTGGCCCAGATCCCGATGGAAATGTCCGTGCAAGAGGGAGGCGATCAAGGCCGGCCCATCAGCATCAGCCATCCCAACTCCGCAAGTGCGCAGGCCTTCAATCAGCTGGCTGAGACACTCGGCAACCGCCTTCAGGCGATCAGCTGA
- the rodA gene encoding rod shape-determining protein RodA gives MKIGPMSREHSLFTLNRRSKGWQLKEPVLWGVPLAMVMVAGLLIASTQRQADYADWYHHWITAAVGVVIALVTARLPLLRLKPLLIPIYAITVVSLVAVRLVGTTALGAQRWLSIGGVHVQPSEFAKLSAILLLAAVLDRHPVERPVDLLRPLGIISIPWVLVFIQPDLGTSLVFGALLLTMLYWSGMPIEWLVLLLSPLATALLAGLFPWGLAAWIPLTMIIAYRSLPWKRVALALVMLVQSAAALVTPWMWMHGLQDYQRDRLVLFLDPAKDPLGGGYHLLQSTVGIGSGGLFGMGLLQGQLTKLRFIPEQHTDFIFSALGEETGFLGTILVVVGFALLMGRLLQVAGQSRSDFESLVVIGVATMLMFQVVVNIFMTIGLGPVTGIPLPFMSYGRSAMVVNFLALGLCLSVSRRSKRSLNR, from the coding sequence ATGAAAATTGGCCCGATGAGTCGTGAACACAGCCTGTTCACCCTCAACCGGCGAAGCAAAGGCTGGCAACTCAAGGAACCGGTGTTGTGGGGTGTCCCCCTCGCCATGGTCATGGTGGCGGGTCTCTTGATCGCAAGCACCCAGCGCCAAGCTGATTACGCCGACTGGTATCACCACTGGATCACGGCCGCTGTCGGAGTTGTGATCGCTCTGGTGACAGCCAGGCTTCCATTGCTGCGGCTGAAACCACTGCTGATTCCGATTTATGCCATCACGGTGGTCAGCCTGGTCGCCGTTCGCCTAGTGGGAACCACTGCGCTGGGCGCTCAACGCTGGCTCAGCATCGGCGGGGTGCACGTCCAACCGTCGGAGTTCGCAAAATTGTCGGCCATTCTTTTGCTGGCGGCGGTGCTCGATCGGCACCCTGTCGAAAGACCCGTCGATCTGCTGCGTCCGTTAGGGATCATCTCGATTCCTTGGGTGCTGGTGTTCATCCAGCCCGACCTCGGAACATCGCTTGTTTTTGGTGCGCTGCTGCTCACGATGCTCTATTGGTCGGGCATGCCGATTGAGTGGCTCGTGCTGCTGCTCTCACCCCTGGCTACGGCCTTGCTCGCGGGACTCTTCCCATGGGGACTGGCTGCCTGGATCCCGCTAACCATGATCATTGCCTACCGATCGTTGCCATGGAAACGGGTGGCGCTTGCCCTAGTGATGCTCGTGCAATCTGCTGCGGCCCTCGTCACCCCTTGGATGTGGATGCACGGCTTGCAGGACTATCAGCGTGATCGCCTCGTGCTGTTTCTCGACCCAGCAAAAGATCCCCTCGGAGGCGGCTACCACCTGCTGCAAAGCACGGTTGGAATTGGATCGGGAGGCTTGTTCGGGATGGGGCTACTACAAGGGCAACTCACTAAATTGCGCTTTATTCCTGAACAGCACACCGACTTCATCTTCAGTGCTCTGGGTGAAGAGACTGGATTCTTAGGCACAATTTTGGTTGTTGTCGGATTTGCACTCTTGATGGGGCGCCTGCTTCAGGTGGCTGGGCAAAGCCGTTCTGATTTCGAATCGCTCGTGGTGATTGGCGTCGCCACCATGCTGATGTTTCAAGTTGTCGTGAACATCTTCATGACCATTGGCCTTGGTCCTGTCACTGGCATCCCCCTTCCTTTTATGAGTTACGGCCGAAGCGCAATGGTCGTGAATTTCTTAGCCCTAGGACTGTGTCTATCGGTATCGAGGCGCTCCAAACGGTCCCTGAACCGATGA
- a CDS encoding photosystem I reaction center subunit II PsaD, whose translation MTASALTGQLPQYIGSTGGLLNSAETEEKYAITWTSKSEQAFELPTGGAAMMCSGENIMYFSRKEQCLALGTQLRTKFKPRIEDFKIYRIFPGGDTEYLHPADGVFPEKVNEGRPIVGHNPRRIGANTNPANIKFSGRNTYDS comes from the coding sequence ATGACAGCATCCGCCTTAACCGGTCAGCTCCCCCAGTACATCGGCAGCACCGGCGGCCTTCTCAATTCCGCTGAAACGGAAGAAAAGTACGCCATCACCTGGACCAGCAAGAGCGAGCAAGCCTTCGAACTCCCCACAGGTGGAGCCGCGATGATGTGTTCCGGAGAAAACATCATGTATTTCTCTCGCAAAGAACAGTGCTTGGCCTTGGGCACCCAACTCCGCACCAAATTCAAGCCTCGGATCGAGGACTTCAAGATCTATCGGATCTTCCCTGGTGGCGACACCGAGTACCTACATCCAGCGGATGGCGTCTTCCCTGAGAAAGTGAACGAAGGACGGCCGATTGTTGGACACAACCCAAGGAGAATCGGAGCCAACACCAATCCTGCAAATATCAAGTTCAGCGGTCGCAACACATACGACTCCTGA
- a CDS encoding ribonuclease D encodes MTDISAQPRTFAVFDGDLDADWAERYSHATALAVDTEAMGLIHGRDRLCLVQICDAEDQVCCIRIALGQTEAPRLKALMERTSIEKVFHFARFDVAALATGLGIRVNPIFCTKVGSRLARTYSPRHGLKEVVMELVGVELDKQAQSSDWGRVDELSETQLAYAANDARYLLPARDRLKEMLQREGRWELAERCFGCIPVMSDLDRFRFTQTFEH; translated from the coding sequence ATGACTGACATCTCCGCACAGCCTCGAACGTTTGCTGTTTTCGATGGCGATCTTGATGCGGACTGGGCGGAGCGCTATAGCCATGCCACCGCTCTCGCAGTGGATACCGAAGCCATGGGCTTGATTCATGGACGGGATCGTCTCTGCTTGGTTCAAATTTGTGACGCCGAAGATCAGGTGTGTTGCATTCGCATCGCTCTGGGTCAAACAGAGGCTCCACGCCTTAAGGCGTTGATGGAGCGGACCTCGATTGAAAAAGTGTTCCACTTCGCCAGATTTGATGTTGCGGCGCTTGCAACCGGGCTGGGCATCAGGGTGAATCCCATTTTTTGTACCAAGGTGGGGAGTCGATTGGCCCGCACCTATAGCCCTCGCCATGGACTCAAGGAGGTGGTGATGGAGCTGGTGGGTGTGGAGCTGGATAAGCAGGCCCAAAGCAGTGATTGGGGGCGTGTGGATGAACTCAGCGAGACACAGCTCGCCTATGCGGCTAACGATGCGCGTTACCTACTGCCAGCCCGAGACCGCTTGAAGGAGATGTTGCAGCGTGAGGGACGCTGGGAGCTTGCCGAGCGTTGCTTTGGTTGCATTCCGGTGATGTCCGATCTCGATCGCTTCCGCTTCACCCAGACGTTTGAACATTGA
- a CDS encoding PadR family transcriptional regulator, translating to MLLHHNATHNCLADIEHYFQQPPPLFLDLELAVCWILACLLQHDSYPSGLLQRLQREHPQLRVSETVLHQAVDFLNQQELLDCYSKRCPSRGRPRRMLHLHEEARAEAERLMDPWHRWLLEHDPVTT from the coding sequence ATGCTCCTCCACCACAACGCCACTCACAACTGCCTGGCCGATATCGAACATTATTTTCAGCAACCACCGCCACTGTTTTTAGATCTTGAACTTGCGGTGTGCTGGATCCTGGCCTGCCTGCTCCAACACGACAGCTACCCCTCTGGACTGCTCCAGAGACTTCAACGAGAACACCCTCAGTTGCGCGTTTCGGAAACCGTTCTGCACCAGGCCGTTGATTTCCTGAATCAGCAGGAGCTGCTCGATTGCTATAGCAAGCGTTGCCCAAGCCGCGGCCGTCCTCGCCGCATGCTTCATCTCCATGAGGAAGCCAGAGCTGAGGCTGAGCGGTTGATGGACCCATGGCATCGCTGGCTCCTCGAACATGACCCCGTGACCACCTAG